The Bacillus sp. Bos-x628 genome includes the window ATGAAATTATACATAGCTAACAGTTTATTTGGAATCGCAGATCGAAACTTTAACGACATATTAGCCGCAAAAATTAGAGAAGAAATCCCTGAACTTGAAGTATATCTTCCTCAAGAAAATGTTGTTGTTAATGATAAAAAAGCAAGTGCAACAAGTATCCAGATTGCTAACGCTGATACCGAGCACCTCCTATCAAGTGATATTTTGATCGCTGTTCTAGATGGAGTAGAAATTGATTCTGGTGTTGCTGCAGAAATCGGTGTTTTCTCAACAATTGGACGACCTATCCTTGGTTTGTATACTGATGTTCGGCAGTTAGGAAATGACAATGCTAAAAAGGTTCTAACATTAGTTGATGATATTACCGAAAACCAATTCCAATATCGTAATCTTTATGTTATTGGCTTGATCAAGAAAACAAATGGTGGAATATTCTCTACCGTAGATGATTTAGTAGTTGCTTTAAAAAAGAAAACTAATGAATTAAAACAATCAGTTGAAAAAGAGGTGGCTCCCCAGTGATAAACTTTCTTTTGAATTGGCTGCCAGTACTAGGAACGGTGTTCCTGACAATTTGTTACCTACCTCAAATAAGAAAAACGTATGTAACAAAAGACGTAAATGGTATGAGCGTATTATTCTGGCTTTCTCTAAATGTCGCTTTGATCTTTATGCTCGTTAATGCCATTATGATCTTTATTAAGTTCGGCACATGGGGGACGATGATTACTGAAGCCTTAAATGAAGCTCTTGCTTTAATTATGTTGATCATGGTTCTGAAATATAGAAAAAACTCTTCATATGTTGTTCCCCAGGCATTAATTACAGCTGAATGGTTAAAGCAAAAGTTT containing:
- a CDS encoding nucleoside 2-deoxyribosyltransferase, whose protein sequence is MKLYIANSLFGIADRNFNDILAAKIREEIPELEVYLPQENVVVNDKKASATSIQIANADTEHLLSSDILIAVLDGVEIDSGVAAEIGVFSTIGRPILGLYTDVRQLGNDNAKKVLTLVDDITENQFQYRNLYVIGLIKKTNGGIFSTVDDLVVALKKKTNELKQSVEKEVAPQ
- a CDS encoding PQ-loop domain-containing transporter, which translates into the protein MINFLLNWLPVLGTVFLTICYLPQIRKTYVTKDVNGMSVLFWLSLNVALIFMLVNAIMIFIKFGTWGTMITEALNEALALIMLIMVLKYRKNSSYVVPQALITAEWLKQKFNEENDKRQG